In the Oreochromis aureus strain Israel breed Guangdong linkage group 14, ZZ_aureus, whole genome shotgun sequence genome, one interval contains:
- the akap1b gene encoding A kinase (PRKA) anchor protein 1b isoform X1 — protein MPLRFRSVVPYTLPGVLALIGWWWYISRKRERLINHDRTEGTPTTTDLKTSSADGSNGLVEKDTVSPTNDTDSPIHRPPKASNQRTQHENISQISFQHTEASPSLAQSSEDFSCNSERMKRGVHRPPQSALPSLDKDDSLQVSSKDPERSLSLALGTELNLVKDPVSDLEQATSEKITFSYQSTKVTSSFPTTSLLSGAERPDPEGEVAKNHSTNNTQDEMVGCMLIPANVESVDPSEADSLDSIPPVQDFHQHILSSTPTAPVLASTSLSIVQNTTAVTPEDILVYGSPGEEHDLENLAAQLITKVISAATQEVLSVTSCQVVDKSLPNCSSGGLYPELEPIIETQKHHHLSTSPSQVGCDCREATEKEGQAVPNGCSSSPVWKSVDVSHINHQKNAVHSSHWSTQLPQEAQTSPVLNIKQKGDDAAPLAEDSACSTCHSEDGISSEDLQSSMFDNQSDVIQLTDISAREAAQGQVQTESLTEGLVLSATEEDSLDAPCEIKGLNAVGVRNGAHGTCEVETDQSGGSDVNSMDSVDSGCTMGALESKGNHAASSSTELIIWEIEVPKHLVGRLIGKQGRYVSFLKQNSGAKIYISTLPYTQEFQICHIEGTQQQVDKALSLIGKKFKDLDLNNLYAAPPPPLTLPSLPMTSWLLLPSGVTVEVIVVNIVSAGHVFVQQHTHPTYHALRSLDQQMFLCYSQPGTPALPSPAEIGVICAAPAVEGAWWRAQVITFYKESNEVEIRYVDYGGYDRVKIDSLRQIRSDFVTLPFQGAEVLLDNIAPLPGEDRFSAEATSELEEMTRGVPLLAQVSSYDNNTGLPLVHLWNMVGDEIISVNRTLAERGLGVWVDGF, from the exons ATGCCACTGAGGTTTCGCTCTGTTGTACCCTATACACTGCCCGGAGTACTCGCACTGATTGGATGGTGGTGGTACATCTCACGAAAGAGAGAGCGGCTCATCAACCATGACAGGACTGAGGGAACTCCAACCACTACGGACCTTAAAACATCTTCAGCAGATGGTAGCAATGGTTTGGTGGAGAAAGACACTGTATCCCCCACAAATGACACAGACAGCCCCATTCACAGACCTCCAAAGGCCAGTAACCAGAGaacacaacatgaaaacatttcaCAGATCAGTTTCCAGCACACCGAAGCATCACCGTCACTGGCACAAAGTTCTGAAGATTTTTCGTGTAATTCTGAGAGAATGAAACGAGGAGTCCATAGGCCTCCACAGTCAGCGCTGCCATCACTTGATaaagatgacagcttacaggtATCATCGAAAGACCCAGAGAGGAGCTTGTCACTTGCCTTGGGAACAGAGCTCAACCTAGTGAAAGATCCAGTATCTGATCTAGAACAAGCCACATCggaaaaaatcacattttcctATCAGTCTACCAAAGTCACCAGCTCCTTTCCCACAACATCGCTGCTTTCTGGTGCAGAGAGACCAGACCCAGAGGGGGAAGTTGCAAAGAACCACAGCactaataatacacaagatgaAATGGTTGGATGCATGCTCATCCCAGCCAATGTAGAGAGCGTGGACCCATCAGAAGCAGACTCTCTGGATTCCATTCCACCAGTGCAGGATTTTCACCAACACATACTGTCCAGCACACCAACTGCCCCAGTCCTGGCCTCTACATCACTAAGTATTgtccaaaacacaacagcagtaACACCAGAGGACATATTGGTATACGGTAGCCCTGGAGAGGAGCATGATCTTGAGAATCTTGCTGCTCAACTTATAACTAAGGTCATCTCAGCTGCCACCCAGGAAGTCCTTAGTGTCACAAGTTGTCAGGTTGTGGACAAAAGCCTGCCTAACTGCAGTAGTGGTGGACTATACCCAGAACTCGAGCCAATCATAGAAACACAGAAGCACCATCATCTCTCGACAAGCCCTtctcaggtaggctgtgatTGTAGAGAGGCAACAGAAAAAGAAGGGCAAGCAGTGCCTAATGGATGCTCCTCATCTCCAGTATGGAAATCTGTTGATGTCAGTCACATAAATCATCAGAAAAATGCTGTTCACAGCAGCCACTGGTCAACACAGCTGCCCCAAGAAGCACAAACCTCACCTGTGTTGAACATTAAACAAAAAGGTGACGATGCTGCTCCGCTGGCCGAGGACTCGGCCTGCAGCACCTGCCACTCTGAGGATGGCATTAGCAGTGAGGATCTTCAAAGCAGCATGTTTGACAACCAAAGTGATGTGATCCAGCTTACAGACATCTCCGCAAGAGAAGCAGCACAGGGCCAGGTGCAGACTGAGAGTTTGACAGAAGGCTTAGTTTTGTCTGCAACTGAAGAAGACTCTCTGGATGCACCGTGTGAGATAAAGGGGCTAAATGCAGTAGGTGTAAGGAATGGAGCTCATGGGACATGTGAAGTAGAGACGGATCAATCTGGAG GTTCTGATGTAAACAGTATGGACTCTGTGGATAGCGGATGCACTATGGGTGCCCTAGAGAGTAAGGGCAACCATGCTGCCTCCTCAAGCACTGAGCTGATCATCTGGGAGATTGAGGTACCAAAG CATCTTGTAGGGAGACTTATTGGAAAGCAAGGTAGATATGTGAGTTTCCTAAAGCAGAACTCTGGAGCAAAGATCTACATTTCTACTTTGCCTTATACACAGGAGTTCCAGATTTGTCACATAGAAG GGACACAGCAGCAGGTTGACAAAGCCCTGTCGTTGATTGGGAAGAAATTTAAAGACCTGGACCTGAACAATCTATATGCTGCACCACCACCTCCACTTACATTACCATCTCTTCCCATGACTTCATGG CTTCTCCTTCCAAGTGGAGTCACAGTTGAAGTGATAGTGGTGAACATTGTGTCAGCCGGTCACGTCTTTGTCCAGCAACACACCCACCCCACGTACCATGCCCTGCGAAGCCTTGACCAGCAGATGTTCCTTTGCTACTCGCAGCCAGGCACCCCTGCCTTGCCCTCACCTGCTGAAA TTGGTGTGATCTGTGCAGCTCCTGCAGTTGAAGGAGCCTGGTGGAGAGCTCAGGTCATCACCTTCTACAAAGAATCGAATGAAGTGGAGATCAGATACGTTGACTATGGAGGCTATGACAGAGTTAAGATTGACTCACTACGGCAAATAAG GTCTGACTTTGTGACACTACCATTTCAAGGTGCTGAAGTATTACTTGACAACATTGCACCACTACCAG GAGAGGATCGTTTTTCAGCTGAGGCCACATCAGAGCTGGAGGAAATGACCAGAGGAGTGCCATTGCTTGCGCAG GTCTCCAGCTATGATAACAACACAGGCCTCCCGCTGGTCCACCTGTGGAACATGGTTGGAGATGAG ATTATATCTGTGAACCGTACACTGGCAGAGAGAGGCCTGGGTGTTTGGGTGGATGGATTTTGA
- the akap1b gene encoding A kinase (PRKA) anchor protein 1b isoform X2: MPLRFRSVVPYTLPGVLALIGWWWYISRKRERLINHDRTEGTPTTTDLKTSSADGSNGLVEKDTVSPTNDTDSPIHRPPKASNQRTQHENISQISFQHTEASPSLAQSSEDFSCNSERMKRGVHRPPQSALPSLDKDDSLQVSSKDPERSLSLALGTELNLVKDPVSDLEQATSEKITFSYQSTKVTSSFPTTSLLSGAERPDPEGEVAKNHSTNNTQDEMVGCMLIPANVESVDPSEADSLDSIPPVQDFHQHILSSTPTAPVLASTSLSIVQNTTAVTPEDILVYGSPGEEHDLENLAAQLITKVISAATQEVLSVTSCQVVDKSLPNCSSGGLYPELEPIIETQKHHHLSTSPSQVGCDCREATEKEGQAVPNGCSSSPVWKSVDVSHINHQKNAVHSSHWSTQLPQEAQTSPVLNIKQKGDDAAPLAEDSACSTCHSEDGISSEDLQSSMFDNQSDVIQLTDISAREAAQGQVQTESLTEGLVLSATEEDSLDAPCEIKGLNAVGVRNGAHGTCEVETDQSGGSDVNSMDSVDSGCTMGALESKGNHAASSSTELIIWEIEVPKHLVGRLIGKQGRYVSFLKQNSGAKIYISTLPYTQEFQICHIEGTQQQVDKALSLIGKKFKDLDLNNLYAAPPPPLTLPSLPMTSWLLLPSGVTVEVIVVNIVSAGHVFVQQHTHPTYHALRSLDQQMFLCYSQPGTPALPSPAEIGVICAAPAVEGAWWRAQVITFYKESNEVEIRYVDYGGYDRVKIDSLRQIRSDFVTLPFQGAEVLLDNIAPLPGEDRFSAEATSELEEMTRGVPLLAQVSSYDNNTGLPLVHLWNMVGDEHSLG; this comes from the exons ATGCCACTGAGGTTTCGCTCTGTTGTACCCTATACACTGCCCGGAGTACTCGCACTGATTGGATGGTGGTGGTACATCTCACGAAAGAGAGAGCGGCTCATCAACCATGACAGGACTGAGGGAACTCCAACCACTACGGACCTTAAAACATCTTCAGCAGATGGTAGCAATGGTTTGGTGGAGAAAGACACTGTATCCCCCACAAATGACACAGACAGCCCCATTCACAGACCTCCAAAGGCCAGTAACCAGAGaacacaacatgaaaacatttcaCAGATCAGTTTCCAGCACACCGAAGCATCACCGTCACTGGCACAAAGTTCTGAAGATTTTTCGTGTAATTCTGAGAGAATGAAACGAGGAGTCCATAGGCCTCCACAGTCAGCGCTGCCATCACTTGATaaagatgacagcttacaggtATCATCGAAAGACCCAGAGAGGAGCTTGTCACTTGCCTTGGGAACAGAGCTCAACCTAGTGAAAGATCCAGTATCTGATCTAGAACAAGCCACATCggaaaaaatcacattttcctATCAGTCTACCAAAGTCACCAGCTCCTTTCCCACAACATCGCTGCTTTCTGGTGCAGAGAGACCAGACCCAGAGGGGGAAGTTGCAAAGAACCACAGCactaataatacacaagatgaAATGGTTGGATGCATGCTCATCCCAGCCAATGTAGAGAGCGTGGACCCATCAGAAGCAGACTCTCTGGATTCCATTCCACCAGTGCAGGATTTTCACCAACACATACTGTCCAGCACACCAACTGCCCCAGTCCTGGCCTCTACATCACTAAGTATTgtccaaaacacaacagcagtaACACCAGAGGACATATTGGTATACGGTAGCCCTGGAGAGGAGCATGATCTTGAGAATCTTGCTGCTCAACTTATAACTAAGGTCATCTCAGCTGCCACCCAGGAAGTCCTTAGTGTCACAAGTTGTCAGGTTGTGGACAAAAGCCTGCCTAACTGCAGTAGTGGTGGACTATACCCAGAACTCGAGCCAATCATAGAAACACAGAAGCACCATCATCTCTCGACAAGCCCTtctcaggtaggctgtgatTGTAGAGAGGCAACAGAAAAAGAAGGGCAAGCAGTGCCTAATGGATGCTCCTCATCTCCAGTATGGAAATCTGTTGATGTCAGTCACATAAATCATCAGAAAAATGCTGTTCACAGCAGCCACTGGTCAACACAGCTGCCCCAAGAAGCACAAACCTCACCTGTGTTGAACATTAAACAAAAAGGTGACGATGCTGCTCCGCTGGCCGAGGACTCGGCCTGCAGCACCTGCCACTCTGAGGATGGCATTAGCAGTGAGGATCTTCAAAGCAGCATGTTTGACAACCAAAGTGATGTGATCCAGCTTACAGACATCTCCGCAAGAGAAGCAGCACAGGGCCAGGTGCAGACTGAGAGTTTGACAGAAGGCTTAGTTTTGTCTGCAACTGAAGAAGACTCTCTGGATGCACCGTGTGAGATAAAGGGGCTAAATGCAGTAGGTGTAAGGAATGGAGCTCATGGGACATGTGAAGTAGAGACGGATCAATCTGGAG GTTCTGATGTAAACAGTATGGACTCTGTGGATAGCGGATGCACTATGGGTGCCCTAGAGAGTAAGGGCAACCATGCTGCCTCCTCAAGCACTGAGCTGATCATCTGGGAGATTGAGGTACCAAAG CATCTTGTAGGGAGACTTATTGGAAAGCAAGGTAGATATGTGAGTTTCCTAAAGCAGAACTCTGGAGCAAAGATCTACATTTCTACTTTGCCTTATACACAGGAGTTCCAGATTTGTCACATAGAAG GGACACAGCAGCAGGTTGACAAAGCCCTGTCGTTGATTGGGAAGAAATTTAAAGACCTGGACCTGAACAATCTATATGCTGCACCACCACCTCCACTTACATTACCATCTCTTCCCATGACTTCATGG CTTCTCCTTCCAAGTGGAGTCACAGTTGAAGTGATAGTGGTGAACATTGTGTCAGCCGGTCACGTCTTTGTCCAGCAACACACCCACCCCACGTACCATGCCCTGCGAAGCCTTGACCAGCAGATGTTCCTTTGCTACTCGCAGCCAGGCACCCCTGCCTTGCCCTCACCTGCTGAAA TTGGTGTGATCTGTGCAGCTCCTGCAGTTGAAGGAGCCTGGTGGAGAGCTCAGGTCATCACCTTCTACAAAGAATCGAATGAAGTGGAGATCAGATACGTTGACTATGGAGGCTATGACAGAGTTAAGATTGACTCACTACGGCAAATAAG GTCTGACTTTGTGACACTACCATTTCAAGGTGCTGAAGTATTACTTGACAACATTGCACCACTACCAG GAGAGGATCGTTTTTCAGCTGAGGCCACATCAGAGCTGGAGGAAATGACCAGAGGAGTGCCATTGCTTGCGCAG GTCTCCAGCTATGATAACAACACAGGCCTCCCGCTGGTCCACCTGTGGAACATGGTTGGAGATGAG CATAGTCTGGGATAG